The genomic stretch TCCAGTAGCAAGTCCCTATCGATTTCACACTCGATTCGTCGAGTGCGAGTTATTTCAGAAGTAAAAAAGTGTGCGATCCGTTTCGCCGACAAACTCACTCTTTAACTCgaagtttcatatatatatataaaaaaaaaaaaaaacaatattctcAAAGAAAAACTCTCCGATCGATTTACTCAACTCTTTTCCGAGCGAAATTTTTCTCGGCTAgaataaattgctttttataGGAACGAgacatttttctaaatctttaaaatttttattataatatataatttatatatatatatatatatatatatatatatattatatataatattatatattatatataatatttatatataattattataatatataaaattttattataatataattataataatattataattattataattatattttaatatttcttccggatgaaataatatataaaatttaatatttgcatgtgAAATTTagtttctctttttacttTCGCTTACATATGATTGAAACATTATTGGTGTCTCGACATTCTTGATTGAAAGAACTGAAATCCGGATTAGTCACACTTGCAGTTTTTCTCAGCTTATTTCGAATCTGTAGATCTTCTCGCGTTGTGCATCGCTGCTGGAAAACGTCACGAATATTAAAACGGATCCAATCGAGACGATCGCGCGGGTTATActgcatatatgtaattattttatgagaaGCGCGcaataaaagcataaaatcTCAACCGGAAGATTGCGTCACGCACTTACACGCACTCAAACACATGTATGATACGGTGTactagttaataaaaaataaaagtaggaCAAGGTTTTCCGTGTACGATAACGATATCGGTCGCCGTATGTCACGTCAACGTTAACTACGATCGGttgtcgtaaaaaaaaaggtgcAAGTATGTTAACGCCATAACGTATGCTATCACCTGCGCGCATTGTTGTACAGTGTTACGACGATTTCCGTGATAGACAGCTGTGGGTAATTGCGCGTGTCTGTCGGTGGACAGATGATGATTTAGACGACGGGCGTTTTACGGAGGTCAAGTAGATACGGAAAATCGATGGCACGGCGACGGGACAAGTCCATTTCTTCTCGGCGACGTGGCTTcttcgaaattttcaaattacctTTACTATTAATGCGGAAACATTGTTGTATGTCATACGatgttgttattttttttaatattaattatttaaatctcttttattgcaaattttctttacGAAAAAACTTATTGAaatgtgtgtgtttatatcTCCATAAAGATCCCgaggatattaaataatccatacataatttcttgaaataagaAACTCAACTtgcgaaataatttacatgtaaaattaatgataaaatttgagattaaaatatactaattaattaatcagattaaatataattgaaattggaattaaaatggaaaaattgcaaaagaggAGAAACCTTTTGGTTTCCTTCGACTTTGACACTTCGACGTGAGTTGCCCTTTCATCGAATCGACGGACACGTAATCATCCGATTTGTATTCGCAATCACGCCCGCGATCccgtcgacgacgacgggaAGCGACATTGAgagaacaaatattttcgGAGAGGCAAATCGATTGTTACACCCGGTGCCCACCCACGCTCGGCGCTCTCGCGCCACCCGATACGTAGTTTCGATTTCAGTGCATCAGTAGAATGAACGGCGGTAAAAGATGGAGCCTCCGTTTACGTCAGAGGCACGCGCGTCAGCGCAAAGATGTCAAGTCTTTAAACGACTCCCCGTTACTTTAATCGAAAACGAATAATTAATCCCTTCGAGATGCTCAACCGattacgaatttttttattctgtaaaataatcacgaataattgtcaattttattgttctttAATAAACCAATAAaacgcagaaaaaaaaaaatatatatatatatatataaacaattgtaaaattaaaaaaataagagggAGAAATagatgataatgatgaaattgaaataaagtaattaaattatgatttataaaaatataagagatatttttcgtgttatgaataattaataatattactttttctcaatttatgttattttatgaaaaaaactttttttcaagaatatttatgatagtTCTTATTTAACAGATGTCTCGAAAGAATTAATGATATCGATTTTCTTTCTGAATACACGTCGAAGAATCATTAGTAATTATCATGTTTGATTATAAAGGCTGATACTCAGCTGGATGTTGTACGATAGATAACTAACTTATCAGCACGCCGTCTTATCTCGGCTTTTCTCATCTTAATTTTCAGGAAAAAGGTACGTGAgagcaaatttatttacatgacATGATTTCTCCGCGAAATATCTTAAGATTGTGAACATCGCGGGAAGAAGTATCgatgcgaaataaataaatggttAGGCTTGCGGAATTTATTGAGGGAAGGGAGCGTGGTCACCTACGTCACGACGATTTCTACGGCGTCGCATAAAACGCAGAAAGTCAGCCCGAATGAATGAAAAGTCTGGCGATCATGCCCGCAGTTTCCACGGCTGACAGGAAGTGAGAAAGCGAGGGACAAGCTTTTACTCTCGAGAgttgacatattttatatatcaaagattAGAAAAACTCGTACAAAATgtgcttaaaatatatatttaacaataagcagaagagaggaaaagaaaaaaggagacactgacaaaaatataattacggctactctgtatatattggtcaattttttttttacgtttcacGTAGAGttaagaaggagagaaagagaataaaataaattaaatatttaaaagtagaaGTAGATAGAGAAGCGGGCAGGAACCAAGAGAGacggaaagaaagaagagagagggggagagagagagagagagagagagagagagagagatagttgAAGAGAAATCAATAAGCAAGCTATCGCGACGAGTTTACTTTCTCGAggaaaaatctctctctttctctttcgcgaaTTCTCACTTTCTGTCGATCGTCAAGTAAAATTCACGTGGACTGTCAAAGTGTCACCTGGAAGAGTCACTCCCTAGGAACGGGGAAGGAGGTTGTCTCCCCTCGCGGACGACGGATCGCTCTCTCTGATGACGGTCGATGTGGGAAATCCCGCGCCGATTCCGTCGTCTTCGGCTGTCGATGCGACGTGAGATGCGACGTCGACGGATGCAGCACGCGCTGCGCTGCGCTCGGTGCCACCgatcgattaatatttaacgcgCAGAGGGGGGAGGAGAGCGGGTCGAGTGATGCGAACGAAGGGAGAGCGCCAGACGGGGATGTTTTCCCTCTCGGATGTAACCGCGCTCTCGCGATCACGGACCACGGTCAGCACACGCGATGCACGCAGGGGGTGTGCGTTATTTCGTTCAACAGCGATTACGCGACGAGACTGGTGGTGGACTGCTCGAACTCAGCGAAGCGTCTCGCGCACGGCCACCGTAGACCGTCCGAGTTGGTTATCTCTATATAGCTAAAGATATCGACCATTTCGAGGATGACGGGCGGGGGTCGTCGTCGACGATGATCCGGCGGGGGTTGTAGAATCCGCGTCTGCGCATCGCCGACAACCCCCGACTCACATCAATATAATCGTGAATAGAAGCACACCGGGCTCGccgggggagagagagaggacacTTGTTGATCCGCGGGGATGTGGGCCGCGGATAACTCTCGTCTCCGTACCACTTTCGCGACTTTCGATCGACCTGAATCTTGATCCTCCGCGAGATCGCCAGTATTTTTataggtatttttttttttttcccaataaaattttacttttttattgtatccAAACATAAAGGTGCAAAAAATACtttctcaaattaaaaaattggaaaaatctCTTCATTCCTAGTTTAGGGCACACATTTTGATTTAaaggaaaagattttttaaattttatgaccTGAAAAAATATACGGATAGTTaagttttttgtttctttctttctgaaaagaaataaatcatatttgttTAACTCAATGCtatgtaatatcaaaaattataagatatataaaaaaaatttttgttaaaagaaaatcgattTCCCATTAGGGAAAAAAATCTgtctttaaaatctattttattaaaatctattttaatgcGTATGGGCAGAATGCCACTCTGAATTTATGTCTCTTAGATAAAGACGGCCACGTGTTCCATCTACAGCAATACCGGAGAACCACGAGTTCTTTCTGTTAGTTGGCAAGTAGTTTCaacaatcatttttcaatattaatcggGATTAGTATCACATCTCAATCGTTAGATACTTTGTTTTCCTCTTaacaatatttctaatttctataaagataagattatatatatatatttaatttgattgatatcatactttttttttggagttaatgacataatattttcagattattttttactgatTCTATCTATGGGAAGGAAggagatttttttagaatattattttattatttttaatcgatttatacaaattaaaataatagataaagtaataaaaaagaaattaacagtacatgaaatattcaaaaactttattaggaatggattattttttaaaaatcataaaacacTCGTAGATTATATAACaagctttttattatctaaattaaaaaaagcataaaatttaatatttacaatatttttgtaaaaaaattctactttGTTCGAAATTCATAATTCTATGGagagcaaatataaaatatttagtgagTGAGAGATGTTCGAgttgataagaaaatataatagaaaaaaacatgattttatcgaaatatacatcttttatGTTTAGTATTAAAGATCATCACAGAAGaatatgatatgtataataattgtattcgCGTTAGTACGATAAAAGCTTAACTTCTACTGACATTAGACATTACACGACTTTCACACTTGTCTATTAAATAATGGACTATATAtctaatgtaatatatctaatttctataaaatacgaaagtctttgcaaaataaaaaaatcttctaCAAGCAGTAACACATCTTAAGTTTTTTTCTCCAGCATTTCGCTATTAATCCATAAAAACGCTTTATGGCAGCTACAATTTTTTGTACGGAATAAATAAGACTGCTAATCTTaagatatcattattattttaactatttctggaattgttttaaaaaattgtataatttacgtGTCTAATCGTACTATTTTCTTGTCTTCGCTAGATTATTcttcaatcaatcaatcaatcttatatctattaattcctttatttttacattgtattaCTCGTTACGAGGAACGGTAATAGACTCGTTACGAGGAACGGTAATAGACTTTTTTTACGCGACAATTCTCGTTCGCATTAAacatagcaaaaaataaaccGCAAATGCACATTTAATTacacgttattcgattaaaaaaaaaattcaaatattatttgagataataatgtaaaaaaaagatgtgcaATTACGCTTTGCGTAACTCATCCATGCGATAGATTAATAGAATacttgaaataattacaatttccgCGAAGAGCAAGATATATTCGAACTGCAATATTCAATAACTAATTAGATCTGCGAATTATTAGATCTTACAATCTACTCTCTATACTTTCGTCGTGTACGATCGCCGGATTCTCGGCCGCCCACTTCTCCTTAATGACGTGCTGCTTGTGTTTAGGCCGGTCCTTTAAATCCTGTACACCGGCGTAATGCTCTTCGATCTCCCTTAAGGTCCTACCCTCGGTCTCAGGTAACATCATGTATAAAAAGCACAGACCGGCCAAATTGATGAGAGCGTTGAAAATGAACGTTCCGGATAGCGATATGCCGTTCATCATGTagagaaaagttttattcGCGATCGATGATAAAATGTAGCCGACCATACCTGAAGCGCCGGTTGCACTGCTACGTAcctataaattaatgaattttcaaatcatttgCGAAACGCAAGgaagaatttttaatgctcttgaaaaaaataaatgcaatctaAATAtgctcaaatttaattaaaatattatatttaataattaatacttttaattaatattttcaacttaactaaataaattaaagtaaaaacagATTTAAATAAGGTTACTAAGAATTAAGATGAAAACTACTGAAAAAGAAACATCGCAGAACGCACCTTGACCGGATACACTTCGCCTATCAGGACCCAAGGCAGCAATCTGATTCCGAAGTTCGATATGAAAGCGGCGCCAATCATGAGGGTAGTCGGCAACCAGGTGTATCTGACTCCATCCAAATAATCGCTGTCACTCAGATAACCATAGACGGCAGTAAAAAAGAAGCACAAACCGCTGCCGCTGACTGATATGAAGGATAACTTGCGTTTTCCCAAGAAATGTATCACCATAACGCAGATTATGGTGCCGACCAATTGAGCGACGCCCAGGAACACCGTGGCCGTGTATTTGTCGATCGGTGCCTTGAGTTTCGCGAATATCAAGACAGCGAAGGTCTGCAGGGTCGCGCTGCCGCCGAACGAGCTGATGAAGAAGGCCGCGCTCACCAAGATAAAGGGCATGTAGAACGTGCGTTTGGTGTAGGATCGCCAGATTTCCTTCTTATCGGAATCGGTGCTGTCGGCGGGCTTCTGGACCGTCTCGCAGATCGTTTGAAATTCGTTCTGCACCTGCGGATTCGACGGGCTTGTCCAACCTCGTAACCAGCAGAGAGCGCGTTCCGATTCCGCGAAACGACCCTtggctgagaaaaaaaatcaatatgtacgtgaaattaatttaaatttaataataaatttttttaatgaaaaaagaattagatcAATCATCATGAAAGAAACGAcgaagaaaacttttttttgggCAAAGTAATTGATTCGAGTCTTAGATTCGAGCTCAActgatttgttaaattattcattaaagttttcaagtaaataaataatttgatttaaataatattaaaataattttttttaacgatttaataatccttgtaaataatttgactGTGCGATCACCTGCGAGCCAGTGTGGACTCTCGGGTACTAAGGACAAAGCGAAGAAACAGATAACCGGATAAACCAAGTTGATCATTGCCACCGTTCTCCAATGGGCCAGACTACCGCTCAACATTTGCGTGAAAATGCCCAGAATGACTGACATCGATGAAGTCGCGGACAGCATTCCGCGCAAGTTAGGCTGAGTCACTTCGGCGACATAAGTCAAGACTGGCGCTTCCAAAAGGCCTCCCGTCAGACCTGTTATTGCGAGCGCGGTAAACAACATCGTAGGATTgctagaataataaaatatcagccAGGCAATCACGAAAGGGATATTTGTCAACATCATTGTTCGCTTCCTGCCCAGATACTGCGACAACGGTCCGCTCGCGAGACAACCGATCGGCACGAGAAATAAGTTTAGACtacctgtaaaaaaaaaaacataataataaaaatataaaataatttattaagtaacttaatgaataaatttattgcatataaaagagaggggaaattttaacataataaattaataataattttttaaaaataattaaatatgattatataatagaaaatgtatgtataataattgatgtataataattaaatgtaaattaaatttatttaaacatgcaTTAATAtgagttataatatatacataatgatatataataactttagtatttcaatcattttcacaaattttaatttttctgatatgAATTTAGATTACAActaattgattttacaaaaagacaaaataagatttttggcaaaaaaattctatatttatatttcggaGGAGGAACtctatgaaaaattgtaaattattctcCATACTATATTTGCGAATAGATTCTTACTAATCCATG from Cataglyphis hispanica isolate Lineage 1 chromosome 11, ULB_Chis1_1.0, whole genome shotgun sequence encodes the following:
- the LOC126852654 gene encoding facilitated trehalose transporter Tret1-like translates to MAATECVENGKRNDDKTSVEVAYISKLRQAVPQCCAVGAKNILLLAFGSTLGFSTILIPALQREDTDIKVTTEELTWISSLNLFLVPIGCLASGPLSQYLGRKRTMMLTNIPFVIAWLIFYYSSNPTMLFTALAITGLTGGLLEAPVLTYVAEVTQPNLRGMLSATSSMSVILGIFTQMLSGSLAHWRTVAMINLVYPVICFFALSLVPESPHWLAAKGRFAESERALCWLRGWTSPSNPQVQNEFQTICETVQKPADSTDSDKKEIWRSYTKRTFYMPFILVSAAFFISSFGGSATLQTFAVLIFAKLKAPIDKYTATVFLGVAQLVGTIICVMVIHFLGKRKLSFISVSGSGLCFFFTAVYGYLSDSDYLDGVRYTWLPTTLMIGAAFISNFGIRLLPWVLIGEVYPVKVRSSATGASGMVGYILSSIANKTFLYMMNGISLSGTFIFNALINLAGLCFLYMMLPETEGRTLREIEEHYAGVQDLKDRPKHKQHVIKEKWAAENPAIVHDESIESRL